The Nicotiana sylvestris chromosome 6, ASM39365v2, whole genome shotgun sequence genomic sequence ATCAAACAATCATATATGAGGGGCAACAGGGGTTGGAAGCATCATTACTCAGAAGTCTGTTAGGGGTGAACACTTAAAACAGGATAGAAAGAACATGCTAGTTGAGAAATAAGTAGACATAGGTCCAATTTACATATATGCAAACATGTAGACATGCTGGAAGAAGGAAGCACGTAGGTCTAGTTAAAATAGAAGTAAACATGTTGAAAGcaggaaacacataggtttaattaaacagaagtaaacatgctgaaagcaggaaacacataggtttaattaaACAGAAGTAAACATGTTGAATGcaggaaacacataggtttaattaaATATAAGTAGACATGTTGATTACAAAAAACTCATAGGTTAattaaacaacaaaaaaaaagacatGCTGATTACAAAGAAACACACAAATTGGATCACATAAAGTTTGAATTGATGGCAGATATAGAGGCATACCGATTAAGTGATAGCAACAGAAGAGTGAAGAGACAGTGCAACAAACAAAGAGTAGGAAGATTATGATGGAGGATAAGAGCAAGAACTTTGTGTGTCTTTCTATGTCTGTGTGCGTGTGTGTTAAAGAAAAAGATTGGCTCtatcatccatcttcaccaccagactTTTCGTCCATCGATGGCTGATAGTAGGTGatatagttgatatttacaccttaatatgaccatactttgttgttgttttatagataaattgccaacaaaatgctctaaatagtgttcttttgtttagcagggaatattatatgagaggaagcaacatggagtgttttggaggcgaTAATGTAAAGAAAAACACCCACTTGAGAAGTACCCGAACACAAAGAAGCATAAATAGCCTGGGCAAGaaggccaccgcgaccgcggtggcacCGCGGCAGGTTACTGAAGTGAGGCAGAAAGGTCAGCTttcaccgcggtcgaccgcggttgGCCTCGACCGCGGTGCACTGTTCACGCAGTTGGAAGTTTGAGGACTAAAGTGTAATTTCGgggaaacttttgtaaaacccttataagctttagaaactcgcccaaCTGAAGGGGGGAAGCTAatttttagactacttttggaggaagaacaagtgtgagaagatcaacaaaacattagagtttttctatctccttttaattcttgcaattttacattatgaacaatttagtatttttctcttgttttgttatgagtagctaaatacttatctagggttgatggaatcaattgttggttgaagttttaaCTCAAGTTAttataatcgagccggatttatgatatgatttttcaactacgttttgtatggtgattaattgaatgagcccttgattaatcgtgtctaattaccttatattgcttgagaaaTAGTATTAGGTTAGACATcggttgaacaacaccacttttgggtaattgaagagattcattaattgaacttaaaagtgggtttagaaataacaaaactttggtgggatactttagagttgcataactattgtcagctagagtagttcgagagaatgctctagtaaattattgtagttgatcgagagataattacgataacccatagctcttaatcctcatagagtattatgGCGAGATTATAGTTGAAGAGTCAggacctaaactagcaattggggaaatcactaccctagacctttttaccattgaattatctttgttttagcttaccgttgtttttaatagtagtcaaagtagttaaacaaaaaacCCAATCGttattgatcaaaaatcttgcatctagagattgattgagttgataataacattgccgaagagggtaatagataggttagttccctgaggattcgattccggacttaaaaaccggattatatttgcagcgaccactTTGTCCTTTAAAAGTCATAGTTGGGcgttatcaaattttggcgccgttgccggggaactaacggtgttaaTTATTACACCTTAAAAGTAGTGTTAAAATTATTAGTTCAAATCAAATTTCAAAGGTGTTAAACAattttcattgaaattctaaggtttgaactcttgtggaattcaggtgtatgcctagaaattcTTCGAGGACTGGAGAACTGCTTGAAGGACTTTTAGACCCCGAGAAAATATTCAGGGCATTGAACCGTGCCAACAGGAGGATCCAAAAAACACAACAACCACACCAGCTTGAatttgacatgggtgacgtagagAACGTCAACGAAAACATCAGGGATGAGCCAGCTGACCCAAACGTCATagtggtggcacctcttgtgccagaagctgCACTTTATGATTGGGCTCAACCCACAGCTGACAACCTGGCAACTGCCATAGTTGTGCCCGCAATTCAAGTGgagacattccagatcaccaacaacatgCTGCATCTGCTGCAGAATAAGGGATTGTTCTCCAGGTCATACATTGAAGACCCTCAGCAACATTTGAAATTTTTTTTGTCAATTGGTGTGACACAAAGGCAGTCAAATGTGACCCCAGAAGCTATCAAGCTATTACTGTTCCCGTTCTCTATGACTGGGGAAGCTCAGACTTGGCTGAATTCGCTCCCAATCAATTCCATTATCACCTGGGAGGAATTAGTAAAGTAGTTCCTGAATAAGTACCTTTCCAACAAGACTGCAAAGCAGATTGATGAAATATTGCAATACAAGCAGCAGCCGACTGAGACCTTGCaagaaacttgggaaagatttaaAGGGATGCTAGTGAAGTGTACTCACTATTTCATTCTAGACCAGATGCTTGGCCAGAGATTCTACATGGGGTTAGTTGACAATCTAAAGGCAAATATGGATGCTCCAGCTGGAGGTGCATTTTTTAGTAAGACATTCACCGAGTACAAAGtccttcttgacaagatgtcccagaattcggggtggatgaCTAGAAGGACAACACTGGcacccatagtgcattcaattcctcttgacccaaataattcgcATGGAGAGAAAATGGCCACACTCATGACTCATATGAATATTTTGACAAAGAAGATAGATGAGATGGGTACCAAATAGGTGCATATTATTGACACGACAAATGGAGGATTGTGTACACCTTGTGTTAATCAGTCTTATGTGTGTTTATGGAGCGGAGAAGGTGAAAATCAAGGGGCAAaagaagatatgaattatgttaaCAACTTTGGGGGTCAGATACAAGGAGGACAGCAGTGGAGACCGGCACTAAATCAGCAATACAGACCTAACATGCCTCAACCTGGGGGCATGGAAGTTCAAGGCCAAATGGTGCCATACCACCAGAGACAACAGGGCTACCCACAGTAGAACCAACAACAATTGACATATCAGCCACCTCCTCAGCAGCAAGATAACAACATGGTAGAGATCAGGGGGATGCTCCAGCAACTCATTGGGACAAATGGTAAGATGCAAGAAAAGTTGGTAGTACATTATTCAGCTATAAAGAACATTGAAACTCAGTTGGGGAAGTTGTCTATGGCTTTAAACAACCGCCCCTCGGGAACATTGCCAGCGGACACAAATATTAACCCCAAGGAGCCAAACCTCAATTAGCTGATGGCAATAAGTCTCTagaatgggagagatttagacaaAGAGCAGGAGGTTGCACAAGCCAGCAAAGAGACTACGCCATCCACTCCAATTCCACTAGAGCTAGATGGACCATCAAATCTGACTGAAGTGGTGGTTGAACAGGGTCAAGATGAAAAGGGTAAGGCTAAGGTAAATGAAGAAGCTGCAGAGCAGGTGGTGCCTCTTGTGCGACATAACCCCAACAGAGAGAAGCCAGCAAAtagtgcacaaagggtgataccggcaccattccctcagagactggtaaaacaaaaaagaagaagattaatacaagaaattcatggagatgctacgtcaaattcagttgaatattccttTGATGGATGCCTTGAGGGAGATGTCAGGTTATGTGAAGATGATGAAAGACCTAATGTCACGgaagtttgattttcaggacctatCCATAGTGACTCTGACGCAGACCTACAACGCAGTAGTGACCAAACCGATGGCTCAAAAGATGTCAGACCCAGGTAGCTTCACTATTCCATGTACGATTGAGagttatgcctttgcaaaggcattatgtgatttggtagccagcataaatttgatgcctctgGATGTATACACCAAACTGGGCATTGGCAGAGCTAGACCGACTTCGATGTTGCTGCAGCTGGCTGACCGCACGGTAAAAAGGCCTACTAggattcttgatgatgtgttggtgcaagtgGGGAAGTTCGTGTTCCCTGCAGACTTTGTTATTATGGACTGTCAGGTAGATGAGGAGATACTTATCATTTTAGGTAGGCCATTTTTGGCCACTGGGAGAGCACTAATCGATTGTGAGattggggaattaaaaatgagactGAACGATAAAAAAGTCATATTCAATGTTCAGCAATCTATGAGGAGACCCAGTGAATATGCTAATTGCTCTCTAGTGGAGGCAGTGGATGTGATTCTGCAAGAAGATGATGTGACCCTGACTGCTAAAGATCCATTAGAGGCATGTCTGACAAATTTAGAAGAAATTGATGGTGAAGGGTTAGCTGAGTGAGTCATGGCACTTGAAGGCCAAGGATTCTGGAAAAGGGACCCTCAGTTCAAGTCCCTTGAGTTAGAAAAAAGGGCTACACCTCCAGCAAAGCCATCAGTAGAGGAACCACCCAAGCTGGAGCTGAAGCCGCTCCCAGCTCACCTCAGGTACGTTTTCTTAGGCCCTGATTCTACTTTGCCTGTTATTATATCATCCGGTTTgctagatgtgcaggtagaacagcTCTTACAGGTACTGTAGGAAAGTAAAACTGCCATTggctggaccatggcagacataaagggtatcagcccagccttctgtatgcacaagattctctAGGAAAAAGGGCACAAACCTTCCTGAGAACATCAATGAAGGCTGAACCCGAACATGAAAGAGGTAGTAAAgaaggaagtgatcaaatggttagatgcgggaatcatcttACCCATCTCTGATAGCAATTGGGTCAGCCCTatccaatgtgtgccgaaaaagaaGGGAATGACTGTTGTGCAAAATGAGAACAATAAGTTGATCTCAACTCGCACAGTCACGGGATGGCAGATTTGCATGGATTACCGAAAATTGAATACagccacccggaaggaccacttctcctttcctttcattgaccaaatgttggacaggCTGGCCGGGCGATCGCACTTCTGTTTCTTAGatggatattcggggtacaatcagatatcaatagcccccgaagatagagagaaaacatcCTTCACTTGTCCTTATGACATCTTCgcctttcggagaatgccttTTGGTCTTTACAATACACCAGTGACATTTCAACGGTGCATGTTAGCCATTTTcacagacatggtggaggatattatggaggtctttatggatgatttctccgtgGTAGGAGATTCATTCGAGGACTGTCTTCACAACTTAAGAAGAGTGCTCaaaagatgtgtggagacaaatttagtattgaactgggagaagtgccattttatggtacagaAAGGGATAGTCCTGGGACATCGAGTGTccagtaaaggaattgaggtcGGCTATGCTAAGGTTGACGTGATTTAAAAACTACCACCGCCCACTTCAGTCAAGGCGGGGAGAAGTTTCCTTAGGCACGCCGGGTTCTACAGGCGATTCATAAAAGATttctccaaaattgctaacccattatacaaactccttgaaaaggatcacccctttgtgttttctaatgattgcaggttGGCATTTGAGGATCTGAAGAAGAGATTGGTGACTGCACTCATCATTGTTTCACCCAACTGGGAGACACCATTTGAGATCATGTGCGACGCAAGTGACTATGccataggagcagtcttggggCCGCGAAAGGGTAAACTGATGCACCCGATTTATTATGCAAGTAGAACGTTAAGCGGTGCACAACTCAATTACACTGTGACAGAAAAGGAGATGTTGGATGTTGTTTTTGCATTCGACAAATTTAGGTCATACTTGATTGGATCGAAAGTTATTGTTTACACTGACCATGCAGCAATTATGTACCTGATAGAAAAGAAGGAACCAAAGCCATGCTTGATTCGCTGGGTTCTTCTGTTACAAGAATTCGATCTGGAAATACATGACCGAAAAGGGACAGAGAACCAAGTAGTTGACTACCTCTCAAGGTTGGAAGgagctgaaaagaaggtagaggttgATGGTATAACAGAGACATTCCCGGATGAACAGTTACTGGCAATGACAATGGAGGAGGCACCatggtatgctgatattgctaattatttagcaagtggtattgtaccttatgaactctcctcaattcaaaagaaaaagttctttcgtgattgtcggtattattattgggatgaacctctattatttaaaatatgtgtagataacatgatccggCGGTGTATCCCCAAGAAAGATCAacattctgttttgcaggcttacCATGCTTCACCATATGGGGGACACTTTGGAGGAATTCGGACAGCAGCTAAGGTGTTGGAGTCAGGCTTGTACTGGCCTACTCTGTTCAAGGATGCCCATGCTTGGGTTAAAAGCTGCGATGATTGCCAAAGGACTGTCAACATATCTCACAAACACGAGATGCCAATGAccacaattcaagaggtggagatttttgacatgtgggggattgacttcatggggccATTCATCAGCTCGTATGGTAACAAGTACATATTAGTAGTAGTTGACTATGtttccaagtgggtcgaagcggTGGCTCTCCCAACCAATGACGCTAAAAGGGTACTAggttttctaaagaagaaaattTTCACACATTTTGGTACCCCAAGAGCTATACTCAGTGATGGCGGAACCCATTTCTGCAATAGAGCATTCGCACGACTGTTGGAAAAATATGGAGTTCGTCATAAAGTAACCATCCCGTACCATCCACAATCAAgcgggcaagttgaagtgtccaacagggagattaaaagtgtcctcacaaaaatagtgaatgcaacaaggactgactgggcaaagaaattggatgatgcattgtgggcgtaccgcacagccttcaaaaccccaattagtatgtcaccgtacaagttggtgtttggcaAGGCATGCCACCTCCCAGTTGAGCTAGAGCATAAAGCACTTTGGGCATTGTGGCAGTTAAACTTAGACATGGAGACAACAGGTACTAACAAAATCACTGGGTTACATGAGCTAGAGGAATTCAGGTTCCAGACCTTTGAGAGTGCtagattatacaaagaaaggatgaaattAATGCATGATAAGCACATCTTGGATCGAAACTTCAAACCTAGAGATCTAGTGTTGTTATACAACTCGAGATTGAGATTGTTCCCAGGTAAGTTAAAGTCCCGATGGGCAGGACCCTTCAGAGTGGTACAATTGTTCTTAAGTGGAGCTGTAAGAGATTGAATCAGAAGATGGGACAAACAAGTTCACAGTaaatgggcaaaggttgaaacattaccttAGAATGGCTGAAGAAAAAAGGGATAGAGTGGTAATCACTTTGGAAGAGCCCCAGTACGCGGATGAGGAATGATGATCAAATGCTTGCGTCGtaccgcgatgttaaatcaggcactgCGTGGGAGGCAATCCACGAGTGTGTTGTTAGTGTGTTCATGtaacttcatatatatatatatatataaaaaatagaaaaatagcgCTAGCACCGTGACCGCGGTGAACTGCAGCAAACATTTTGCCTCAGATTTTTCACCTCACCGCGACCGCGATGGATCGCCGTAAACTGCGATGAAGCGTGAACTTTCTGCCTCGAATTTTTAAACCCACCACGGTCGCAGTGGACTGCGGTCGACCGCGGTGGGTCCcagataattttattttttttattttttccgtttttcttatttcttttcctcttcttttaattttacaACCCAAATTCACCCCTCTTAAACCCAACACACCCGATCACCTCCCCCATATTTccaatttctctctctctctaaaccctaaCCCCTCAAatactctcttcttcttcttccctcatACTAACATCTCCCACCTCCATTCCTTTCCCCATTCTTCAACTACGGTATGTTCCTCacctcttctttctcttttctttagtattgtgttgtattgtattgtaGTTTATGTAATTTTATATTGTGTGGGGATGTAATTGTTGGTAtactctttttcttcttgtttctgCTTTTAAATTTAGTTTTTGAGTTTGATTGGTGAAGGGGATATTCATTGCATGTTTGAACGGTATTATTGGTAGGTGATTGAATGACGTAAGTGTGAGGTGTGTTGGTGTGGTAGTATACTTGATTGGGGAGGAGCTTTGATGTACCCATAAGGGCTATATGTGTCTGGATAGTGCCCTGCTCACAAGGTGTTTGGGAAATTGCCCCAATGGAGATATAAGGAGCTATTGTGACATGGttatggtgaagtctgagtaaccatccaTAGTCACATATTTTGCGCACTCACTAATAGGCGTTTCATGGTATGACATGTACAATGAGTCCTTCCAGGAAGCGAAAAAACACCAGACCCTCCACTAGTGGACCGGGAGGCTCCTCACGAGCTAGGAGCCAAGCCAGTGCACCTCATTTCGATAGCACTCGGTTTGTATCTAGAGCAACGGAGGATAGGTACAACCATAAAGCAGCTAAGAAGTTACAACCTGAGGTGCACATTGATCGAACGACTTTGGAGGTAAAATGCCCCAATATGTTTAATGAGTTGAGGCGACgtcagctggacatcttcttcGAGGTACATAGGAGGCTAATGTTCAACTAGTAAGGGAGTTCTATGTGAACTTGCTAGAACATGAGAATGGGGTTGTGATGGTGCGCAATACCCCGGTAAATGCATCCCTTGACACCATCCGCAGGGTATACAGGCTGCCTGTGTTTCGGGGTGAATTTGATCCTTATCGTACTTTTAGCGGAACACGGGCCTTGTGGGGCACTCTTCTTAATACTATCTGTGTGCCGGACGGTGAACACGTATGGATCAAGCACAAGATTACTCTCAACTTCCAGTGTCTGAATTgggaggctaagtgttggctcactATTGTCAACAGTCGATTGTTGCCATCCAGCAACACGACAGATATTAATCTACCACGAGCGTCCGCAATCCACTATTTCATGTCCCACAGTGATTTTGATGTGTCCCGGCTCATCCATGAAGAGATGTTTATTAGATCACCTGAGCTAACCAAGGGCCACTATTTCCCTTCGCTGATCACCCAGCTGTGCCGTATTGCTCGAGTCCCTGAAGACCCTCGGGTTGATGGGAGATTGCCACTAAAAGCCCCGTTCCGGACGAGAAAAATTGGAATTGGACGAAAGTCGGTGGTGAATGTTGATGACTTTGATGATGATTCAACTGATGATAATGATAATGTTGAGGTAGCTGAGGTTCCCTTTCCTACGAGATCTGATATGGCAGGCCCATCACAGACACGTCGGAGCACCCGTATGACAGCTTTGGAGCAAGATATGGCTGGGTTGCGTACCTCAGTCATTGATTTGGGTGTCTGTGTTGATGCGGTGGCTGAGAGGCAAGTGAAATCGGAGAAGAAATTCTTGGGTTGGTTGAGAGTGCTGGGACGTGCGTGCAACGTGAACCCAGACACTGTCTCCGATCAGGAGTAAGCCTTCAGGGAAGTTCCttaagccatggggacatgtcttcattttaagtgtggggtggggataCTTCATTGTATGTTTGTAATTGTAATAATTGACTGTTTAATTTGCTTGTTTTGTcttgccttgattgttttgatgtagAGTAATAGTTCATTAGGAAAGCTAAAATAGTAAGTGACTTGTCCTGACGACGGATCTCTTtcggcggggttcttgagggactaagtcgagACTTTTagtcttcctgatgacggatcctttagacaattttcttgagggaagtagtctagagaaaagaccaaaaagattttttattttatttttaagtagtgtagtaactcccccttagtttttctttgggccacggttcttttccaagggtttagcttgaaccgggtataggtaatttttgtttttattcttttcagTTTTAGGTTAGGATTAATGGGCTATGAGAGAAAATCGATTTtttacacctgaacacaatagacactAAAGTCTAACGCCTAGCTTCATTAGTTAAATCCTGTTAGAGTACCTTAAAATTGTACGTTTGtatctaacttgaatactcaaaagAGAATGTCTTGATAAACCAATCCGAAGTGAGTCacgtgccatgtgtgtgtgagttttactgtgttccatgtttcatatttgatgcctagaactgtgtgtttgcaaagcgaaatagtagtttctttcagttttagaagtgatataggcatttctttgttgagcgaGCTATATAAAGTAAACCCACCAGAATGCAATACATCGTAGTTAACACCattgagcctataagcctatttctttggcaaccacattgcgaaccttacccaattgtttgaatagctTGCCGTTTGAACCTTTTTACATCCCAATAAGCACTTGAACGGTAATGGAAATATGCAAAAgtaaaagtgtggggtggtggtttggtttttgagtggaaccattgaGATAGAGAAAAGGTGTGGAATTTGAAGCATAAAAGAAAAAGCAccacgaaaagaaaaaaaatatgggTCATAAACAATATAATGGTTGATAAGTGGTGGCTTGTACAAATTGCACCTAATGGATGGGGATGTTTTAAACAAATGAGGTGGAGTGTTTGGTTGGCACAACTATAATCTTTAAGTTtaatgtaattgtattaaaagtgcttagggagatTAGTCACTATATCTAAATATATCTTACCCGTCTCTTAGAttacattacaaccaagtaaagtcctattgatcttagactgaatgggctcaattagtaaagtattacactacgggcaagcctatggtgcatctttgtggcatgtgaacgttctttctgagagtgagcgaattttgtctatCTTAGTTCCTACTTGTTCTAATTATCGttatatgtggaactactctcttgtgtgatgtgagggcatgtgatccATAAAgtaaaggtaagtcttgactcttGTATAGAGTAGTTTGAGTAAGTACAAATGTTGCATGGTACAAAAGGTTTGACTCTTGAGGTAAAGGTTGATCACTACTTGGTGCAAATTTTTGTAAAATGTTCATGGTGTTAGTCGTTAAAGGAAAAGCTTAGGGAAGAAATTTTGatggagtgtggtggattgctcgaggactagcaatgatttaagtgtggggtgttgatagtaggcgatatagttgatatttacaccttaatatgaccatactttgttgttgttttatagataaattgccaacaaaatgctctaaatagtgttcttttgtttagCAGAGAATATTATATGAGAAgaagcaacatggagtgttttggaggcaataatgtgaagaaaaacacccactcgagaagtacccgaacacaaagaagcataaatggcataggcaagaaggccaccgcgaccgcggtgaaccGCGGCAGGTTACTAAAGTGAGGCAGAAAGGTCATCTTTCACCGCGGTCAACCGCGGTTGGCCACGACCGCGGTGCACTGTTCACGCAGCTGGAAGtttgaggaccaaagtgtaattttggggaaacttttgtaaaacccttataagctttagaaactcgcccaaCTGAAGGGGGAAGCTAatttttagactacttttggaggaagaacaagtgtgagaaaatcaacaaaacattagagtttttctatctccttttaattcttgcaattttacattatgaacaatttagtagttttctcttgttttgttatgagtagctaaatacttatctaggattgatggaaccaattgttggttgaagttttgactcagGTTGTTATAATCAAGCCggatttatgatatgattgttcaactacgttttgtatggtgattaattgaatgggtcCTTGATTAATAgtgtctaattaccttatattgcttgagaaagagtaTTAGGTTAGACAAcggttgaacaacaccacttttgggtaattgaagagattcattacttgaacttcaaagtgggtttagagataacaaaactttggtgggatactttagagttgcataactattgtcagctagagtagttcgagagaatgctctagtaaattattgtagttgatcgagagataattacgataacccatagctcttaatTCTCATAGAGTATTATGGCGAGATTATAGCGGAAGAGTCAggacctaaactagcaattggggaaatcactaccctagacctttttaccattgaattatctttgttttagcttaccgttgtttttaatagtagtcaaagtagttaaacaaaaaaaCCCAATCGttattgatcaaaaatcttgcatctagagattgattgagttgataataacattgccgaagagggtaatagataggttagttccctgaggattcgattccggacttaaaaatcggattatatttgtagcgaccgctttgtcctttaaaaggcatagttgggcgttatcAATGACGCATGTGGATCAT encodes the following:
- the LOC138871798 gene encoding uncharacterized protein; the protein is MAQKMSDPGSFTIPCTIESYAFAKALCDLVASINLMPLDVYTKLGIGRARPTSMLLQLADRTVKRPTRILDDVLVQVGKFVFPADFVIMDCQVDEEILIILGRPFLATGRALIDCEIGELKMRLNDKKVIFNVQQSMRRPSEYANCSLVEAVDVILQEDDVTLTAKDPLEACLTNLEEIDGEGLAE